A window of Longibacter salinarum contains these coding sequences:
- a CDS encoding potassium channel family protein, whose protein sequence is MNIWTRRFLYAIGTVSAVFLLYAMVYQWCMRTFEGEPVTYIQALQVVVEAITTAGFGGHAPWQSGVLNVMVLAMNLTGVLFVFLAVPVFLVPLFREVIRSHPPSSTDITGHIIICTHTARGDAFISELIARNQGYVIIEPDRDVARRLYDDGYQVMVGDPESVDVLKNANIADAMAVVADAEDDVNASIALSVREIDSDIRVVTLVEDPALVTYHRLAGADDVLSPRQLVGESLARQVPTVMRASIAEGVPLGGEIKLVELKVEPDGELIGKTIGDLLNRGEYATDLIGAWKDGEFTSPLPDNFVLDSGVRLLVAGPASRIKALQEEASATLAYAPPRSVVIAGYGRAGEAAASVLAETSASVTVLDREPSRPVDVVGDVRDPDVLVEAGVKDATAAIITVDDDTTAILATLVMRDLNPGLYIIVRANAESDERKLYRAGANYVQSLATVSGRMLASTILQDEEVLSFEQQIEIVKLPAGRLAGMTLADADVRTETGVVVLAIYRDGETHLDMDPNTFEIAKEDALIIAGMTENIRHFETRYLG, encoded by the coding sequence AGCCCGTCACCTACATCCAGGCGCTGCAAGTGGTGGTGGAGGCGATCACCACGGCCGGCTTCGGCGGCCATGCTCCGTGGCAGAGCGGGGTGCTGAACGTGATGGTTCTCGCTATGAACCTGACGGGTGTCCTTTTCGTCTTCCTTGCCGTTCCGGTGTTCCTTGTGCCGCTCTTTCGCGAGGTCATACGGTCGCATCCCCCGTCGTCGACGGACATCACCGGCCACATCATTATCTGCACGCACACCGCTCGTGGAGATGCGTTTATATCGGAACTCATCGCTCGAAACCAGGGCTATGTCATTATCGAGCCCGATCGGGACGTGGCCCGAAGGCTCTACGACGACGGCTATCAGGTGATGGTTGGTGACCCGGAGTCGGTCGATGTGCTGAAGAACGCGAACATCGCGGACGCGATGGCCGTGGTCGCCGATGCCGAAGACGATGTTAATGCGAGTATTGCCCTGTCCGTCCGCGAGATCGATTCCGATATCCGCGTTGTCACGTTGGTCGAAGATCCCGCTCTTGTGACGTATCACCGGTTGGCGGGGGCTGACGACGTGTTGTCGCCGCGGCAGCTCGTGGGCGAAAGTCTCGCACGTCAGGTTCCGACGGTGATGCGGGCGTCAATCGCTGAAGGTGTGCCGCTCGGCGGTGAGATCAAGCTCGTGGAGTTGAAAGTTGAGCCCGACGGAGAGCTCATCGGAAAGACCATAGGAGATCTACTGAATCGCGGGGAATATGCAACGGATCTCATCGGTGCCTGGAAGGATGGAGAGTTTACGAGCCCTCTGCCCGACAACTTTGTGCTGGATTCCGGTGTACGGCTGTTGGTTGCCGGCCCGGCATCACGCATCAAGGCTCTTCAGGAAGAAGCATCCGCGACGCTCGCATACGCTCCGCCACGGTCGGTCGTCATTGCAGGATATGGGCGAGCAGGAGAGGCTGCGGCGTCCGTGTTGGCGGAGACGAGTGCGTCTGTTACGGTACTCGACCGGGAGCCGAGTCGTCCGGTCGATGTCGTGGGCGATGTGCGCGATCCGGATGTGCTGGTCGAGGCCGGCGTCAAAGATGCCACGGCCGCGATCATAACCGTCGACGATGATACAACGGCGATTCTCGCCACGCTCGTCATGCGAGATCTCAATCCGGGCCTCTACATCATCGTCCGGGCAAATGCTGAGTCCGATGAGCGTAAGCTGTATCGGGCGGGTGCGAACTACGTGCAGTCTCTGGCCACGGTGAGCGGCCGGATGCTGGCGTCTACGATCTTACAGGATGAAGAAGTACTGTCCTTCGAGCAGCAGATTGAAATTGTCAAACTCCCGGCCGGTCGCCTCGCGGGAATGACCCTTGCGGATGCAGACGTACGGACAGAAACAGGCGTCGTCGTACTTGCTATTTACCGCGACGGAGAGACGCACCTCGATATGGACCCAAACACCTTCGAAATCGCGAAGGAGGATGCTCTCATCATTGCAGGCATGACGGAGAACATTCGTCACTTCGAAACCCGATATCTTGGGTAG